CTTCTCGGAGATCGCCGCGACCGAGCAGGACGTGTGGGCCGGCCGCATGCCGGAGCGCCCCTTCGTGCTGGTCGGTCAGCAGTACCTCGCCGACCCGCAGCGCTCCGTCGGCAACGTGCACCCGCTCTACTCCTATGCCCATGTCCCGCACGGCTACACGGGGGATGCGACGGAGGCGATCATCAGCCAGGTCGAGCGCTTCGCGCCCGGCTTCCGCGACCGCATCGTCGGCAAGGTCGTGCGCACGACGCCCGGATTCGCGGCGTACAACGCGAACTTCGTCGGGGGCGACATCCTCACCGGCGCGAAGAGCATTCCCCAGCTGGTGTTCGGTCCGCGACCGACCATGCGTCCCTACGACGTCGGCGTGCCCGGTCACTTCATCTGCTCGGCCGCGACCCCGCCGGGGCCGGGCGCGCACGGCATGTGCGGAGCGAACGCCGCCGAGCGGGCGCTGCGCTACCTCGAGAGGAGCCAGTGACCGGTTCGCCCGCTTCACCCGCCTCGGACCGAAGGCAACCTTTTGCTGCTCCGCCGCGTCCTACACTGCGGAAACGTCCAACGGGGGAGCACTGCATGAAGCGTCGAGGTCGGATTCGTCGGGTGGTGCTTCCGGCACTGTGGTTGCTGATCGGGGCGTTGATCGCCGCGAGCCTGGTCAAGCTGGCCTTCCTGGGCGGCAGCGCCTCCGCCCGGGAGGACAACCCGCTCAAGCCGACGGGGGAGGTGCCGGCGCAGACCGTGCCGGTCGAGGTCCGCGACATCGAGAACACGCTCGTCGTCGAGGGCACGATCGAGCTCGACCCGGCCAAGTCCGCGCTCTCCCCGGCCGAGGGCACCTTCGTCTACTCTTGGGTGAGGGAGGGCCAGGCTGTCGCGGCGGGGGAGCGGCTCTTCCAGATCCGCAGCGAGGGCGAGCCGGTGGAGATCGCCGAGGCCATCGAGGAGGCGCAACCCGATGCGCGCCGCAAGCCCCGGGCCCCGATCGTGCCGACAGCACCCAGGCCGACGTACACCAATGTGGTGGCGCCCGTGGCCGGCAAGGTCAGCGGCTTCGCGGTCGCCCTGGGAGACCCGGTGTCGAAGGGCCTGGCGATCGCATCGGTGCAGCCGCGCACCTTCAAGGCGGTCGGCAACATCACGCCGCTGGACCGCTATCGCCTCCTGAACAGGCCGTCGACGGCACGCGTCACGATCAAGGGTGGCCCCAAGCCGTTCAAGTGCCTGCAGCTGGCGATCGGCGACGCAGCCGCTGCTGCGCCGTCGAGCGGCGGCGAGGGCGGCGAGATGGGCGGCGGCGAGGGCGGCGGCGAGGGCGACGCGGCCACGACGATCACCTGCCGGGTGCCCGAGCGCGTCACGGTGTTCGACGGGCTGAACATGTCGATGGACGTCGCCGCCGGCGCCGCCAGCGAGGTCCTCGCAGTGCCCGTGACCGGTGTGCGAGGGCTGCTCGGGACCGGCACGGTCTGGGTGGTCGGAGACGACGGCCTGGAGACCGAACGCCGGGTGCGCCTCGGCATCACCGACGGCAAGGTCGTCGAGGTGAGGTCCGGGCTCAAGCCCGGCGACAACGTGCTGCGCTACGTCCCCGGTGCCCCGCAGGGTGAGGGCGACATGGAAGGCATGGAGGGCGAGGTGATCTACCGGTGACCGCCGAGCTGGTCCGGCTCGAGGCTGTCACCCGCACCGTCGTGCTCCCCGACGACACCGATCTCCACATCCTCACTGGCGTCGACCTGCAGGTCCACGAGGGCGACCACATCGGCATCGTGGGGCGTTCGGGCACCGGCAAGAGCACGCTGCTGAACCTCCTCGGACTGCTCGACCGACCGACCTCCGGCACCCTGACCTGGTCCGGCAAGGACGCCTCGAGGCTCCGGGCCCGCGAGGCGGCCCACATCCGCGGCCGCGACCTCGGCTTCGTGTTCCAGCAGTTCAACCTGCTGCCCGGGCGCACCGCCATCGAGAACGTGATGGCCCCGCTGATGTATGCCAGCGGGCGGGAGTTCTGGCAGCGGCGCCGGCTCGCGGGCGAGATGCTCGAGCTGGTCGGCCTCTCCAAGCGCGCCGACTCCATGCCACAGAACCTCTCGGGCGGCGAGCAGCAGCGGGTCGCGATCGCGCGGGCGCTGGTGCGCTCACCACGCGTCGTACTCGCTGACGAGCCGACCGGTGCCCTCGACCTGGAGACCGGCCAGGCAGTGATGAGCCTGCTCGACGCCGCGACCCTCGAGTCCGGCGCCGCGCTGATCACCATCACCCACGACACCAACGTGGCCGCCATGGCCCGCGAGCGCTTCCGCCTGGAGGGCGGTCGCCTCCACGTGCTGACGGACCTGACCGACGTGGTCGCATGAGGCGACGGGCCGATCGCTGGGCCACCGGCTTCATCGCTGCGACCGTCGAGGCCTGGCACGAGTTGCGTATCCACAAGCTGCGGGTGCTGCTCTCGCTGGTCGGCGTGATGATCGCGGTCGCCTCGCTGACCTCGGCCATCGCTGCGGCGGGCATCGCCAAGCAGGTGCTGGTCGAGCAGTACGAACACGAGGGACGTCCGGCGCTGCTCGGGGTGTGGGCCTACTCGAACGAGGGGATGTCGCCATCGCCCGACGTGGTCCGGCCCGCCTTCTTCGCCGCGGCCGACAAGATGGACATCCGCTACGCGGCGATGGCTTCCTCCCGCGGGATCATGGCCACGAACGCCGGGCTGAGGCAGGACGCGGAGATGCGCGTCATCGACCCCGACTACGCCATCCTGCACCGGATCGTGGCCGCCCGCGGGCGCTGGCTGGAGCCGGCGGATGCCCGCAACATGTCGCCGGCGGTCGTCGTCGGTGAGCGGATCATGTCCAAGCTCGGCCTCAAGACCAGCCAGCTGCCGGTGACCATCGAGCTCGGCGGCGCCGTCCCGGTGACGGCGACCGTGGTCGGCACCGCGCCCAAGGGCTACTCCGGCCACACCATCTACATGCTGGCCGAGGCCTACGAGCACTGGTTCGCGGCCGACGAACCGCTGACGGACGCGCAGTACGAGATGTGGGTGCCTCCAAAGGAGGCCAAGAAGCTGAGCTTCGAGGTACGCCGCGTGCTAGCGGCCGAGCTGCCCGGCTACCAGGTCGACGTCGGTCGCCAGGACTACCTGGCCTACGCCGACGAGGATCCGCTGCGTGAGGTCACCCTGGTGGTGAGCGTGATCGCCGGAGTCATCCTGCTGCTGGGGGCGCTCAGCCTGCTCAATGTCGCGCTGGTGACGATCCAGCAACGCGTGCGCGAGGTCGGCATCCGGCGCAGCTTCGGAGCCACGACCGGCCGGGTCTTCTTCTCGGTGATGATGGAGAGCGTCGTGGCAACCGTGGTGGCAGGCGCGGTCGGCGTGATGCTCTCCGTCGCGCTGATCACCAACCCGTGGGTGGCCGACAAGCTGCTCGACGGCATCGACGACGTCCCGCCGTTCCCGCTCGAGGCCGCGTTCCTCGGCCTGGCCGTCTCGGTCGGCGTGGGTGCGCTGGCCGGCGTCCTTCCTGCGCTGCTCGCCGCGCGGGTCAAGATCGTCGACGCCATCCGGTTCTAGGGCTCAGCCCGGGATCAACAACCGAAGTGCGTTGATCGCCGGTCATCTGGGTGTTTCCGCAGCGC
This genomic interval from Nocardioides cavernaquae contains the following:
- a CDS encoding ABC transporter permease, with the translated sequence MRRRADRWATGFIAATVEAWHELRIHKLRVLLSLVGVMIAVASLTSAIAAAGIAKQVLVEQYEHEGRPALLGVWAYSNEGMSPSPDVVRPAFFAAADKMDIRYAAMASSRGIMATNAGLRQDAEMRVIDPDYAILHRIVAARGRWLEPADARNMSPAVVVGERIMSKLGLKTSQLPVTIELGGAVPVTATVVGTAPKGYSGHTIYMLAEAYEHWFAADEPLTDAQYEMWVPPKEAKKLSFEVRRVLAAELPGYQVDVGRQDYLAYADEDPLREVTLVVSVIAGVILLLGALSLLNVALVTIQQRVREVGIRRSFGATTGRVFFSVMMESVVATVVAGAVGVMLSVALITNPWVADKLLDGIDDVPPFPLEAAFLGLAVSVGVGALAGVLPALLAARVKIVDAIRF
- a CDS encoding efflux RND transporter periplasmic adaptor subunit, with product MKRRGRIRRVVLPALWLLIGALIAASLVKLAFLGGSASAREDNPLKPTGEVPAQTVPVEVRDIENTLVVEGTIELDPAKSALSPAEGTFVYSWVREGQAVAAGERLFQIRSEGEPVEIAEAIEEAQPDARRKPRAPIVPTAPRPTYTNVVAPVAGKVSGFAVALGDPVSKGLAIASVQPRTFKAVGNITPLDRYRLLNRPSTARVTIKGGPKPFKCLQLAIGDAAAAAPSSGGEGGEMGGGEGGGEGDAATTITCRVPERVTVFDGLNMSMDVAAGAASEVLAVPVTGVRGLLGTGTVWVVGDDGLETERRVRLGITDGKVVEVRSGLKPGDNVLRYVPGAPQGEGDMEGMEGEVIYR
- a CDS encoding ABC transporter ATP-binding protein translates to MTAELVRLEAVTRTVVLPDDTDLHILTGVDLQVHEGDHIGIVGRSGTGKSTLLNLLGLLDRPTSGTLTWSGKDASRLRAREAAHIRGRDLGFVFQQFNLLPGRTAIENVMAPLMYASGREFWQRRRLAGEMLELVGLSKRADSMPQNLSGGEQQRVAIARALVRSPRVVLADEPTGALDLETGQAVMSLLDAATLESGAALITITHDTNVAAMARERFRLEGGRLHVLTDLTDVVA